Proteins from one Gimesia maris genomic window:
- a CDS encoding glutamine synthetase family protein, protein MQRELLEKQLREQKIELVRAIYVGPDGITRGKAFRPADLNAILESGIGLTQAQMSVTVFDHLPPLSKYQPVGEVRIRPDVDTFQVLPYLPGHARMLADVETLQGAAWELCPRSLLKDFLRRLAAQGMQIQAAFENEFTLLEQTDTGWEPVDQLNCFSSAAMDLASPFILPLISALEQQGIKVEKYYPEAGPGQQELPVRHQAGLLAADQQVVFKETVRGVAQANGYRVSFMPKISPAFAGNGCHIHFSLWNENQNLFYDPTGEFLLSQTARNFMGGVLKHLPALMAFTAPTTNSYKRFVERCWSSSSTCWGPDNREATVRAASGFQGQEAATVNLEYRPCDSTCNPYLALAALICAGLDGIENELDPGDPVLTDPALLTAEARHAFNINAYPLDLETALSALEENTVLQTGFGASRIADYLTMKRAEISMIDSLEDDGERQAYEFRF, encoded by the coding sequence ATGCAACGCGAACTACTGGAGAAGCAGCTGCGGGAACAGAAAATCGAACTGGTGCGGGCCATTTATGTTGGCCCGGATGGGATCACCCGTGGCAAAGCCTTCCGTCCAGCTGATCTGAATGCGATTCTGGAAAGTGGGATTGGCCTGACTCAGGCCCAGATGTCGGTGACGGTTTTCGATCATCTCCCGCCACTCAGTAAATATCAACCGGTGGGTGAAGTTCGCATTCGTCCTGATGTAGACACCTTCCAGGTTCTGCCTTATCTGCCTGGTCATGCGCGAATGCTGGCGGATGTGGAAACGCTGCAGGGTGCTGCCTGGGAACTCTGCCCGCGCAGCCTGCTCAAAGACTTTCTCAGACGACTCGCTGCACAGGGTATGCAGATTCAGGCAGCCTTTGAGAATGAATTTACGCTGTTAGAGCAAACAGATACTGGCTGGGAACCAGTTGACCAATTGAACTGTTTCAGTTCTGCTGCCATGGACTTGGCCAGTCCATTTATTCTGCCTCTGATTTCTGCGTTGGAGCAGCAGGGAATCAAAGTGGAAAAGTACTACCCCGAAGCGGGTCCTGGTCAGCAGGAACTTCCCGTGCGACATCAGGCCGGCCTGCTGGCAGCCGATCAGCAGGTTGTTTTCAAAGAGACCGTACGAGGAGTCGCGCAGGCAAACGGGTATCGCGTCTCATTCATGCCTAAAATTTCTCCCGCCTTTGCCGGTAACGGGTGCCACATTCATTTCAGCCTGTGGAACGAAAACCAGAATCTGTTCTACGATCCGACGGGCGAATTTCTGCTCTCGCAGACAGCGCGGAATTTCATGGGAGGCGTCCTCAAGCACCTGCCTGCATTAATGGCGTTCACGGCACCGACGACCAATTCCTATAAGCGATTTGTAGAACGCTGCTGGAGTTCAAGCTCAACCTGCTGGGGCCCGGATAATCGTGAAGCGACAGTCCGTGCCGCCTCAGGATTCCAGGGACAGGAAGCCGCCACTGTGAATCTGGAGTATCGGCCCTGCGATTCCACCTGCAATCCCTATCTGGCGCTTGCTGCCCTGATCTGTGCAGGACTGGATGGAATCGAAAATGAGCTTGATCCTGGCGATCCTGTTTTGACCGACCCGGCTTTACTGACTGCGGAAGCACGACATGCTTTTAATATAAACGCTTATCCTCTCGACCTGGAAACTGCCCTGTCCGCACTTGAGGAGAATACTGTATTACAAACAGGATTCGGAGCAAGCCGAATCGCTGATTATCTTACCATGAAACGGGCAGAGATCAGCATGATTGATTCACTGGAAGATGATGGGGAACGCCAGGCTTATGAATTTCGTTTTTGA
- a CDS encoding FadR/GntR family transcriptional regulator, whose amino-acid sequence MPDLSANTSKNIFSPSNPQSAQIAEKICTKIQKEKLTPGSFLGTVESLTDQYGVSRSVIREAVGALRGLGIVTGRPKVGISVAQGDVGSILEKVLIPQMSQHKGWMEIARFRVVIEIGAMPLVVENIQPDQLDRLQQIVSEQAELLASQKLDPKFQLKEFVKQDMLFHEILLASADQSLISQFHQVVVNYFQQGIQHFPQPTQLFVEDHQQIIEAIKAGDPILAVEQMTRHLQPVLTMISSLKEF is encoded by the coding sequence ATGCCGGATCTTTCTGCGAATACTTCAAAAAACATATTTTCTCCATCTAATCCCCAGAGCGCTCAAATCGCGGAAAAGATCTGCACTAAAATTCAAAAGGAAAAACTAACACCGGGCTCTTTTCTGGGAACGGTTGAAAGTCTGACAGATCAATACGGGGTTTCGCGGTCTGTCATCAGAGAAGCCGTAGGAGCATTGCGCGGATTAGGCATTGTTACCGGACGTCCCAAAGTAGGGATATCGGTCGCTCAGGGAGACGTTGGTTCGATCCTGGAAAAAGTTCTGATCCCCCAGATGTCGCAACACAAAGGCTGGATGGAGATCGCGCGGTTTCGCGTTGTGATTGAAATCGGAGCGATGCCTCTGGTTGTGGAAAATATCCAGCCGGATCAACTGGATCGTCTTCAGCAAATCGTTTCTGAACAGGCCGAACTGCTGGCGAGCCAGAAACTGGATCCGAAATTCCAACTGAAGGAATTTGTAAAGCAAGATATGTTATTTCACGAAATTCTCCTGGCCTCAGCCGACCAAAGCCTGATTTCCCAGTTTCATCAAGTCGTAGTAAATTATTTTCAGCAGGGAATTCAACATTTTCCTCAACCGACTCAATTGTTTGTGGAAGACCACCAGCAGATCATTGAAGCCATCAAAGCCGGTGACCCCATTCTTGCGGTCGAACAAATGACCCGCCATCTGCAGCCGGTACTGACCATGATCAGTTCGCTGAAGGAGTTCTGA
- a CDS encoding leucine-rich repeat domain-containing protein, whose translation MKPFRGMSLFALSLLLISGCADKPTQNEPVANQAKKTEQSTDTPKATVPESEVKLAESLKTLGAKLKQDQAGYVIEVDFRGTKIDDAALKEIAGLSHLRSLLLNETPITDAALESVGKVTTLENLDLRNCSLNNKAISYLTGLSKLKALRLSGNSDIDDDAMADINQLTNLKALMLDFLWVSGDGLSQLKDLNKLEELYLAKTLVDDDGLATLTQFPKLKKTRLSQNQISDEGLAVFAKIPQLEEIDLSENSLLSDAGMKHLSGLGKLKKLNLWRVGLTDAGVEPLQGLTSLEWLNLDNTRLTNAGLKYLKDMQKLEFLHLGSTAVSDEGLKHLEPLTSLKELKLTRTAVTEKGVAELKKKLPNTEIQLKYIEGQ comes from the coding sequence ATGAAACCGTTTCGGGGCATGTCCCTTTTCGCTTTATCACTACTTTTAATTTCAGGTTGTGCTGATAAGCCCACCCAGAACGAGCCGGTTGCCAACCAGGCAAAGAAAACAGAGCAATCAACGGATACTCCTAAAGCGACAGTACCTGAAAGTGAAGTAAAACTGGCGGAATCCCTGAAAACGCTGGGAGCAAAACTGAAACAGGATCAAGCCGGTTATGTGATTGAAGTCGATTTTCGTGGCACAAAGATCGATGATGCAGCCCTGAAAGAAATCGCAGGCTTATCGCATCTCCGTTCTCTGCTGTTAAACGAAACTCCCATCACTGATGCAGCATTAGAATCGGTGGGAAAAGTCACGACGCTGGAAAACCTCGACCTGCGAAACTGCTCGTTAAATAACAAAGCGATCTCATATCTGACGGGGCTTTCGAAACTCAAAGCATTACGTCTGTCCGGCAACTCGGATATTGACGATGACGCGATGGCAGACATCAATCAGCTGACCAACCTGAAAGCGTTAATGCTCGATTTCCTCTGGGTCAGCGGTGATGGTCTCTCACAGCTGAAGGATCTGAATAAACTCGAAGAACTCTATCTGGCAAAAACACTGGTAGACGATGATGGTCTCGCAACACTGACTCAATTCCCCAAACTGAAGAAAACACGACTCTCACAGAATCAGATCTCAGACGAGGGGCTGGCAGTCTTCGCAAAGATTCCGCAACTGGAAGAAATCGACCTGAGTGAAAACAGTCTGCTTTCAGATGCAGGCATGAAACATCTATCCGGACTGGGAAAGCTGAAAAAACTGAATCTGTGGCGTGTCGGACTGACCGATGCCGGAGTCGAACCGTTGCAGGGACTGACCAGCCTGGAATGGTTAAACCTGGATAATACCCGCCTGACCAATGCAGGACTGAAATATCTGAAAGACATGCAGAAACTGGAATTCCTGCATCTTGGTTCGACCGCAGTCTCGGATGAGGGATTAAAACATCTGGAACCACTCACCAGTCTCAAAGAACTGAAACTGACACGAACGGCGGTCACAGAAAAAGGGGTTGCAGAACTGAAAAAGAAACTGCCGAATACCGAGATTCAGCTCAAGTACATCGAAGGCCAGTAG
- a CDS encoding Gfo/Idh/MocA family protein, with amino-acid sequence MQKNSNFSRREFLKTTTAGAAAISAGVWTGVAPAASKSANGKLNIACIGTANRAAADVDGVKGENIVALVDVDSNYLDRASASFPNARLYADYREMLESEEGKIDAVVIGTTDHHHAPATIRAIRKGLHVYCEKPLTHTVQEARIIAEEAKKQGVATQLGTQIHAGDNYRRVVEIVESGVLGDIGEVHVWVGKGWGGGDLPTETQAPPKNLNWDLWLGPAPERPYAAGRYHPAQWRRWWQFGQGTLGDMACHYMDLPFWALKLRHPTHCEAEGPEVHPEACPHGLTVRYKFPKRGDLAPVNLTWYDGNMIPKKVAGERVPGSGVMFVGSEGSMFANYSSYKLFPKEKFADFTPPKQSIPKSIGHHAEWIKACKDGSPTTCNFDYSGALTESVLLGNVSYRAKKALDWDAASLKATNCPEADQYITKEYRAGWEVV; translated from the coding sequence ATGCAAAAGAATTCAAATTTCAGCCGTCGCGAATTTCTGAAGACCACCACTGCTGGTGCCGCTGCGATTTCAGCGGGTGTCTGGACAGGAGTTGCTCCGGCCGCTTCAAAGTCTGCCAACGGTAAACTGAACATCGCCTGTATCGGTACTGCTAACCGGGCCGCCGCAGATGTGGATGGCGTCAAAGGCGAAAATATCGTCGCGCTGGTCGATGTTGACAGTAATTATCTCGATCGTGCCTCAGCCAGTTTCCCGAATGCCCGTCTGTATGCCGACTATCGTGAGATGCTGGAAAGCGAAGAAGGAAAAATTGATGCGGTCGTGATTGGTACGACCGACCATCATCATGCTCCCGCGACGATACGTGCCATTCGCAAAGGGCTGCACGTTTATTGTGAGAAGCCTCTGACCCATACGGTTCAGGAAGCACGTATCATTGCAGAAGAAGCGAAAAAGCAGGGAGTCGCCACTCAGCTGGGAACACAGATTCATGCTGGCGATAATTATCGTCGCGTGGTTGAAATCGTGGAGTCCGGTGTCCTGGGAGATATCGGTGAAGTTCACGTCTGGGTTGGTAAAGGCTGGGGAGGCGGGGATCTGCCAACGGAAACTCAGGCACCTCCCAAGAATCTGAACTGGGATCTGTGGCTGGGCCCCGCGCCTGAACGTCCTTATGCAGCAGGACGCTATCATCCCGCTCAATGGCGTCGCTGGTGGCAGTTCGGTCAGGGAACCCTGGGCGATATGGCCTGTCACTACATGGACCTGCCTTTCTGGGCCCTGAAGCTACGTCATCCCACCCACTGTGAAGCAGAAGGTCCGGAAGTTCATCCGGAAGCCTGCCCGCACGGATTGACCGTTCGCTACAAATTCCCCAAGCGAGGGGATCTGGCTCCGGTCAACCTGACCTGGTACGATGGAAACATGATTCCGAAAAAAGTCGCCGGCGAACGCGTTCCCGGCAGCGGGGTGATGTTTGTGGGATCGGAAGGCAGTATGTTTGCCAACTACAGCAGCTATAAATTATTCCCCAAGGAAAAATTTGCTGATTTCACCCCTCCCAAGCAGAGCATTCCGAAGTCAATCGGACATCATGCGGAATGGATCAAAGCCTGTAAAGATGGTTCACCCACAACCTGCAACTTTGATTATTCTGGCGCTTTGACCGAATCGGTTCTGCTGGGCAATGTCTCCTACCGTGCCAAGAAAGCACTGGACTGGGATGCTGCCAGCCTGAAAGCCACCAACTGTCCCGAAGCCGACCAGTACATCACGAAAGAGTACCGTGCCGGCTGGGAAGTGGTCTAA
- a CDS encoding arylsulfatase, with amino-acid sequence MPYLSHCRIVYALLIVLTVSLLATQLQAAQHTNVILIMTDDQGGWDYGFQGNKHLNTPHLDAMAANGARLSRFYVSPVCTPTRANLMTGRYNYRTRAIDTYIGRAMLEPTEVTIAEALAPAGYRTGIFGKWHLGDSYPLRPQDQGFQEVLVHRGGGIGQPSDPPEGAGKYTDPVLFHNGEKKQMQGYCTDIYFDHALKFLEQNESQDKPTFMYIATNAPHGPFHDVPEDLRKKYQAMDLTDAYGFDMNPKRKNEKQFDKTSRVFSMIENIDQNIGKLFQHLKKIDALDNTLVLFLNDNGPNGPRYVGEHRGAKGSVNEGGIRSVLIAHWPAQLKAGTVNPTIAAHYDLFPTILAATGVEKPAGLKLDGINVLPLLKNKADQWPERSLFLQWHRGDEPQPRTNAAVVTQDYKMTFSKPDEPGKLFHLQNDPAERQDLAAAKTKLASHMTEQYNNWFQDVSSTRPDNYAPPRIHIGNPKEETTVLTRQDWRYSGPKGKGWTSDARGHWLVTIEQTGLYDIKVLFGKERDEATAELTVQVGHDLFHAEVPAGKSEHVFQNVKLHAGEQTIDIKIVEGKIERGPKMVYITQKAQ; translated from the coding sequence ATGCCTTACTTGAGCCACTGTCGAATTGTTTATGCTTTGCTGATTGTGTTGACTGTCTCTCTGCTGGCGACGCAACTTCAAGCGGCGCAGCATACCAATGTGATTTTGATCATGACTGACGATCAGGGGGGCTGGGATTATGGCTTCCAGGGAAACAAACATCTGAATACGCCTCACCTGGATGCGATGGCTGCCAACGGGGCGCGACTCAGTCGATTCTATGTCAGTCCGGTCTGTACGCCAACCCGTGCCAATCTGATGACGGGGCGTTACAACTATCGCACCCGGGCTATTGACACTTACATCGGTCGCGCGATGCTGGAACCGACTGAAGTAACCATCGCCGAAGCGCTCGCTCCTGCAGGCTACCGCACGGGAATCTTCGGCAAATGGCATCTGGGAGATTCGTATCCCCTCAGGCCACAGGACCAGGGGTTTCAGGAAGTGCTCGTACATCGGGGAGGCGGCATTGGGCAGCCCAGCGACCCACCGGAAGGAGCCGGGAAATATACCGATCCGGTATTGTTCCACAATGGCGAGAAGAAACAGATGCAGGGCTATTGCACGGATATCTATTTTGATCACGCGCTGAAATTCCTTGAGCAGAACGAATCGCAGGACAAGCCGACATTCATGTATATCGCGACCAACGCACCGCACGGTCCGTTTCATGATGTGCCTGAAGATCTCCGCAAAAAATATCAGGCGATGGATCTGACAGACGCTTACGGCTTTGATATGAATCCGAAACGCAAAAATGAAAAACAGTTTGATAAAACATCGCGTGTCTTTTCCATGATCGAAAATATTGATCAGAATATCGGCAAGCTTTTTCAGCATCTTAAGAAGATTGACGCATTGGATAATACACTGGTCCTGTTTCTAAACGACAATGGACCGAATGGTCCCCGATATGTGGGGGAACACCGCGGAGCAAAGGGGAGTGTGAATGAAGGGGGCATCCGCTCCGTATTAATCGCGCATTGGCCGGCTCAACTGAAAGCGGGCACTGTGAACCCCACCATTGCCGCCCATTACGATCTGTTTCCCACTATCCTGGCGGCAACCGGTGTTGAAAAACCAGCAGGGTTGAAACTGGACGGCATCAATGTGTTACCCCTCCTTAAGAATAAAGCGGATCAGTGGCCCGAACGGTCTCTGTTTCTGCAGTGGCATCGGGGGGATGAACCTCAACCCCGCACGAATGCTGCGGTGGTGACGCAAGATTACAAAATGACGTTCTCCAAACCGGATGAACCGGGCAAGCTGTTTCATCTTCAGAACGATCCGGCAGAACGCCAGGATCTGGCGGCTGCGAAAACAAAGCTGGCGTCCCACATGACAGAGCAGTACAACAACTGGTTTCAAGATGTGAGTTCGACACGCCCTGATAATTACGCGCCGCCCCGAATTCATATCGGGAATCCAAAAGAAGAGACAACGGTTCTCACGCGTCAGGACTGGCGTTACTCAGGTCCCAAGGGGAAAGGCTGGACCAGTGATGCGCGAGGTCACTGGCTGGTCACCATTGAACAGACGGGGCTTTATGATATCAAAGTGCTGTTTGGCAAAGAACGCGATGAGGCCACAGCCGAATTGACTGTGCAGGTCGGGCACGATCTGTTTCATGCAGAGGTACCGGCTGGTAAAAGCGAACATGTCTTTCAGAACGTGAAATTACACGCAGGGGAACAGACAATCGACATCAAAATTGTGGAAGGCAAGATCGAACGTGGACCGAAAATGGTCTATATCACACAGAAAGCTCAGTAG
- a CDS encoding sulfatase family protein: MQAKRFCCLILCLTAILSTARADEKRPNILYIMSDDHAAHAIGAYQSRLAVLNPTPTLDRLASEGILLKNVFCTNSICTPSRATLMTGQYSHVNGVTTLNGAIGPEQQHLAKLIKSAGYETAMIGKWHLKKEPAAFDFYTVLPGQGSYFNPVFRVRGPLPWPKNEFRTGGYDSKHSSDVITDLSLKWLKNRKQKEKPFFLMHHFKAPHDNFENAERYDWLYQDVVIPEPDSLWHRGQHGPLHHALYGTSIGLRNERRNMGHHMFVDPLLSSEQYTREAYQRYLKKYLRCVRGVDDNIQRLVEYLKQTGELDNTIIIYTADQGFMLGEHDYIDKRWMYEESLRMPFIVRYPKWIKANSKNENIINNVDFAPTLLEMAGVEKPEFMQGRSFLPVLKGEDAPADWPEATYYRYWMHMTHHDNPAHYGIRTKNYKLIFFYGLPLDAPGALKTPTTPHWELYDLRKDPHEMQNVIADPAYQDVLEKLKGQLKKLKAQTGDTDERYPELQALGNAS; encoded by the coding sequence ATGCAAGCAAAGCGCTTCTGCTGCCTGATTCTGTGTCTGACCGCAATCCTGAGTACGGCTCGGGCTGACGAAAAACGCCCCAACATCCTCTATATCATGTCTGACGATCATGCCGCCCATGCCATCGGCGCTTATCAAAGCAGACTGGCGGTGCTGAATCCAACCCCCACACTGGACCGTCTGGCCAGTGAAGGCATACTGCTGAAAAACGTATTCTGTACGAACTCGATCTGCACTCCCAGCCGCGCCACTCTGATGACGGGGCAATACTCGCACGTCAACGGCGTGACCACACTGAATGGTGCGATTGGACCGGAACAGCAGCACCTGGCGAAACTCATCAAATCAGCCGGTTATGAAACTGCGATGATCGGCAAGTGGCATCTGAAAAAAGAGCCGGCTGCGTTCGACTTCTACACGGTACTGCCGGGCCAGGGTAGTTATTTTAACCCTGTCTTTCGGGTTCGTGGGCCCCTGCCCTGGCCGAAAAACGAATTCCGTACTGGCGGATACGACTCAAAACATTCTTCCGATGTGATCACAGATCTCTCTTTGAAATGGCTGAAGAACCGCAAACAGAAAGAGAAACCGTTCTTCCTGATGCATCATTTCAAAGCCCCGCATGATAATTTTGAAAATGCGGAACGTTACGACTGGCTCTACCAGGATGTTGTCATTCCCGAACCCGACTCTCTCTGGCATCGTGGTCAACATGGACCGTTGCACCATGCACTCTATGGCACTTCGATCGGGCTTCGCAATGAGAGACGTAACATGGGCCACCATATGTTTGTAGATCCGCTACTCTCTTCTGAACAATATACACGGGAAGCGTATCAGCGTTATCTGAAAAAGTATCTCAGATGTGTGCGCGGCGTTGATGATAATATTCAGCGTCTGGTGGAATACCTGAAACAGACAGGCGAGTTGGACAACACGATCATTATTTATACTGCCGACCAGGGTTTCATGCTGGGGGAACATGACTATATCGACAAGCGCTGGATGTATGAAGAATCATTACGGATGCCTTTCATTGTACGCTATCCGAAGTGGATCAAGGCGAATTCGAAAAATGAAAACATCATCAACAATGTCGATTTCGCACCAACCCTACTGGAAATGGCAGGTGTTGAGAAACCTGAATTCATGCAGGGACGCTCATTTCTGCCTGTCCTGAAAGGTGAGGATGCCCCTGCAGACTGGCCCGAAGCAACCTACTACCGCTACTGGATGCATATGACGCATCATGACAACCCGGCTCACTACGGAATTCGCACGAAAAACTATAAACTGATTTTCTTCTACGGCCTGCCTCTGGATGCTCCTGGTGCGCTAAAAACTCCCACAACCCCACATTGGGAACTCTATGACCTACGCAAAGACCCCCATGAAATGCAAAACGTGATTGCAGACCCCGCTTACCAGGATGTGCTTGAGAAATTGAAAGGCCAGTTAAAGAAACTGAAAGCACAGACCGGTGACACCGACGAGCGCTACCCGGAACTGCAGGCTCTCGGCAACGCATCCTGA
- a CDS encoding TlpA family protein disulfide reductase: MIRKLILCSTLLCLLTACSFGESQEQETEAQPLTAREAVIQSLPAVEIQLKEITPETLPAEIEKHRGKVVFVDYWATWCPMCLDSFHHLSRWHQEYADKGLVILAINLDEDNESNRKVVKEYLTEQRAPFENFISTVKPDAIRDEKFGIEGSTLPFCQIYNREGELAVTLGNVNPERLYGEVSISDALTKLFTETDSAKNANR, encoded by the coding sequence ATGATACGAAAACTGATACTCTGCTCAACATTGCTCTGTCTACTGACTGCCTGCAGTTTTGGTGAGTCACAAGAGCAGGAGACGGAAGCACAACCGTTGACCGCGCGTGAGGCTGTGATTCAATCATTGCCAGCGGTCGAAATTCAACTGAAGGAAATCACCCCCGAAACCCTGCCGGCGGAAATTGAGAAACATCGCGGGAAAGTAGTGTTTGTTGATTACTGGGCGACCTGGTGTCCAATGTGCCTGGATTCGTTTCACCACTTAAGTAGATGGCACCAGGAGTATGCCGATAAAGGTCTGGTGATTCTGGCGATCAACCTCGATGAAGATAATGAGAGCAATCGCAAGGTCGTGAAGGAATATCTTACCGAACAGCGTGCCCCTTTCGAGAACTTTATCAGCACTGTGAAACCTGATGCAATACGCGACGAGAAATTTGGCATCGAAGGCAGCACTCTCCCTTTCTGCCAAATTTATAATCGAGAGGGGGAACTGGCTGTGACGCTGGGAAATGTCAATCCGGAGCGACTCTACGGCGAAGTATCGATCTCTGACGCCTTAACGAAACTGTTTACTGAAACAGACTCAGCCAAAAATGCCAACAGGTAA
- a CDS encoding tetratricopeptide repeat protein: MTRKAETLILLAVVSVIFALYGSFYSNTFLYDDSEQVLAQQPLESFDDLIMIFTEPSFPTLPYYRPLTRASIILQKTLHGDDARWFHLFNALLASMTVGIAWLLIRLPVFRIQPVPALFVVALFGLHPAASSCVYPVSSGRETLLPAALILLSTWCFLKGTQKYYWWAVVTCGLAFLAKEQAIVLPVLFVIADRLKLTGLPEQKQKIDWLRRYAPFLLLTAGYLLLRWLLFSGTEVKLMLAEQPLGPFYSLLYSLQTSFVPFVELVYEPPIDVWFDPMRITVALLLTGILIYFVFRKSDVLARTACFWGAWFLLLILPTSNILEQECFYSERYVFLAMLAPLALFASIVSQYWDRFLVRKLFVITGLLAGVCLACISGIRGFYFENEETFFQQWVNTNPSSPTAHVHLGLVYASHGQFSEAIACYERALAIDPEFTGALINQANDLVTMQQYDQAIQLYQRSLELLDEKLQHLEVGVYHNLGNAWWGKQDAERAIQSYEHAIELSPEHLPSYLALADIYLQQNQPAHAARYLNAALKLESATKQKQREIHNVMQRFHLE, from the coding sequence ATGACTCGCAAAGCGGAAACTCTGATTTTACTGGCAGTCGTTTCAGTTATCTTCGCGTTGTACGGCTCCTTCTATTCGAACACGTTTCTGTATGACGATTCCGAACAGGTACTGGCACAGCAGCCCCTGGAATCATTCGACGATCTCATCATGATCTTCACAGAGCCCAGTTTTCCAACACTGCCTTACTATCGACCTCTGACCCGGGCATCAATCATCCTTCAGAAAACATTACACGGCGATGATGCCCGCTGGTTTCATCTGTTCAATGCGCTGCTGGCAAGTATGACAGTGGGCATAGCGTGGCTGCTGATTCGTCTGCCCGTGTTTAGAATTCAGCCGGTTCCTGCTTTGTTTGTTGTAGCTCTGTTTGGTCTGCATCCCGCGGCTTCTTCCTGCGTCTATCCTGTCTCGTCGGGGCGTGAAACATTATTGCCTGCCGCTCTGATACTGCTCTCGACCTGGTGTTTCCTGAAAGGGACACAGAAGTATTACTGGTGGGCCGTCGTAACCTGTGGTCTTGCATTTCTTGCGAAAGAGCAGGCGATTGTGTTGCCTGTGTTATTTGTGATTGCTGACCGGTTGAAACTGACGGGTCTTCCAGAGCAGAAACAGAAGATCGACTGGTTACGGCGTTATGCCCCCTTTCTGTTACTCACAGCGGGTTATCTGCTGTTGCGCTGGCTACTGTTCAGCGGTACGGAAGTAAAACTCATGCTGGCAGAGCAGCCACTGGGGCCATTTTACTCACTACTGTATTCGCTGCAGACCAGTTTTGTTCCGTTTGTAGAACTGGTGTATGAGCCACCCATTGATGTCTGGTTCGATCCAATGCGTATTACAGTCGCATTGCTGCTGACGGGAATACTCATCTATTTTGTGTTCAGAAAATCAGATGTCCTGGCCCGGACTGCCTGTTTCTGGGGAGCCTGGTTTTTGCTGTTGATTCTGCCGACATCCAATATTCTGGAACAGGAATGCTTTTATTCAGAGCGTTACGTTTTCCTGGCGATGCTGGCTCCGCTGGCGCTGTTTGCGTCAATCGTCAGTCAGTACTGGGATCGTTTTCTGGTTCGGAAACTGTTTGTGATTACAGGTCTGCTGGCGGGCGTGTGCCTGGCCTGTATCAGTGGGATTCGCGGTTTTTATTTTGAGAATGAAGAGACATTTTTCCAGCAATGGGTCAATACGAATCCCAGTTCGCCGACCGCGCATGTGCATCTGGGACTGGTTTACGCCAGTCATGGACAGTTTTCGGAAGCAATTGCCTGTTACGAGCGGGCTCTGGCAATCGACCCGGAATTCACAGGGGCACTGATCAACCAAGCCAACGATCTGGTGACAATGCAGCAATATGACCAGGCGATTCAACTGTATCAGCGGTCACTGGAACTGCTGGATGAAAAGTTACAGCATCTCGAGGTCGGTGTATATCATAACCTGGGGAACGCCTGGTGGGGCAAACAGGATGCAGAGCGGGCAATCCAGTCATATGAACATGCGATTGAACTCTCTCCCGAGCATCTGCCTTCGTATCTGGCGCTGGCGGATATTTATCTGCAACAGAATCAACCCGCACATGCCGCCCGTTATTTAAATGCGGCGTTGAAGCTGGAATCAGCGACGAAACAGAAACAACGTGAAATCCACAACGTCATGCAGCGTTTTCATCTGGAATGA